The following proteins come from a genomic window of Shewanella halifaxensis HAW-EB4:
- the csrD gene encoding RNase E specificity factor CsrD — MKLTRILTKKLTSFWLMSLAGVAFICFLTAMVSFFQLTYTFQQQKVTELENLIEQQLSQQSSGQLDAWLPPLLKGYRAHSFTLSKGNQSLFEYQSPVPQGSGVNYKSQLAGGKLLMTLTLPQPFSQGDIGWHEVLIIIIGCAAVFLFVRFGFRWFSMHLEGIEHLAQRSSLILSGKYDKALAEKGHGKPRLINRALTHLLLELDDAHKERARFDQFIRSNTFLDAGTGIGNRLFLKNRLDALSNHLGMMTPGVLYLFEMEDLDLFSKELTEQEVDELLSQLISTINQILANKANCIFSRRSYNQFAVVVPQISQLEADQLAAKLLRLSLNQINTLVQLPDDFMHLGGAYFKVGDDKDALVEEAELALRSAQFQGGSSWFMYDKGSVDGELSKGSVRWRSFLENVLVSKRVFLFSQPVVDSDSHAHHQEVTCRLRDTQGNLVRATLFLPMAIKCGLTPQIERQVIEMVMFDLLPKHKDNSLKFSINLSLDTLTSRAFVRWLKTTLLEYRHLAPRLIFEVNEDILVNHQKQLIAPLDMINKMGASICVDRVGQQVVSTEYIHHYPISLIKLHRSIVNQIHLRAENQLFVRSLIAGLYRTDVQVCAEGVEVFEEWQTLQILGVSAGQGSFFSEPIEEV; from the coding sequence ATGAAACTGACTCGAATTCTGACTAAAAAATTGACTAGCTTTTGGCTTATGTCACTCGCAGGTGTCGCATTCATCTGCTTTTTGACCGCTATGGTCAGCTTTTTTCAACTTACCTATACCTTTCAGCAACAAAAAGTCACTGAATTAGAAAACCTTATTGAGCAGCAGCTTTCGCAACAAAGTAGTGGCCAGCTTGACGCTTGGTTACCGCCATTGCTTAAAGGATATCGAGCTCATTCTTTTACGTTATCTAAAGGTAATCAATCTCTTTTTGAGTATCAGTCTCCGGTTCCTCAGGGAAGTGGCGTTAATTATAAGAGTCAACTTGCTGGTGGAAAGTTATTGATGACGCTGACTTTACCGCAACCTTTTAGTCAGGGGGATATTGGTTGGCATGAGGTCTTGATTATCATAATTGGTTGCGCCGCCGTATTCTTGTTTGTCCGTTTCGGTTTTCGTTGGTTCTCGATGCATCTTGAGGGCATCGAGCACTTAGCACAACGCTCAAGCCTTATCCTATCGGGTAAGTATGATAAGGCGTTGGCAGAAAAGGGGCATGGCAAACCTAGGTTAATCAACCGTGCGCTAACCCATCTGTTGCTAGAGCTAGATGATGCCCATAAAGAGCGTGCTCGTTTCGATCAATTTATTCGCTCGAATACATTTCTAGACGCAGGTACAGGGATAGGCAATCGACTGTTTTTGAAAAACCGACTCGATGCTCTCAGTAACCATTTAGGCATGATGACGCCGGGTGTGCTGTATCTATTTGAAATGGAAGATTTGGATTTATTCAGTAAAGAGCTTACTGAGCAAGAAGTTGATGAGCTGTTATCACAGCTGATAAGTACCATAAATCAAATCCTGGCCAACAAGGCAAACTGTATATTTTCGAGGCGATCATATAATCAGTTTGCGGTAGTGGTGCCACAAATTTCACAACTAGAAGCGGACCAACTTGCCGCTAAGTTACTGCGTTTAAGCCTTAATCAGATTAATACCTTGGTTCAGCTGCCTGATGACTTTATGCATTTAGGCGGGGCATATTTTAAAGTTGGTGATGATAAAGATGCATTAGTTGAAGAAGCTGAACTCGCGTTGCGTTCAGCTCAGTTCCAAGGGGGAAGTAGCTGGTTTATGTATGATAAGGGCTCTGTTGATGGTGAACTGTCAAAAGGCTCTGTGCGTTGGCGAAGTTTTCTTGAGAATGTGTTGGTTAGCAAAAGAGTATTCCTTTTTTCGCAGCCAGTCGTTGACAGTGACTCCCACGCTCATCACCAAGAGGTGACCTGTCGCTTGCGAGATACGCAGGGAAACCTTGTTAGAGCAACCTTGTTTTTGCCTATGGCGATAAAGTGCGGCCTAACACCACAGATAGAACGGCAAGTCATCGAGATGGTGATGTTTGATCTGTTGCCAAAACATAAAGATAACAGCCTAAAATTTAGTATTAACCTGAGCTTAGATACCTTAACTAGCCGTGCCTTTGTACGCTGGTTGAAAACCACGCTACTTGAATATCGTCATTTAGCCCCAAGGCTTATCTTTGAGGTGAATGAAGATATTTTAGTCAACCATCAGAAACAGCTTATAGCGCCGTTGGATATGATCAATAAAATGGGCGCGAGTATCTGTGTCGATCGTGTTGGTCAACAAGTCGTGAGTACCGAATATATTCACCATTATCCTATCTCGCTAATCAAACTTCATCGTTCTATTGTTAATCAAATCCATCTGCGAGCAGAGAACCAACTGTTTGTTCGAAGCCTGATTGCAGGTCTATACCGCACCGATGTACAGGTGTGTGCAGAGGGAGTGGAAGTATTCGAAGAATGGCAAACATTACAGATTTTAGGCGTTAGTGCTGGCCAAGGGAGCTTCTTTAGCGAACCGATCGAAGAGGTATAG
- a CDS encoding malic enzyme-like NAD(P)-binding protein, producing MADLRQQALDYHEFPVPGKTAVCLTKPAETSMDLALAYSPGVAEPVREIAANPDNAYRYTGKGNTVAVISNGTAILGLGNLGPLASKPVMEGKALLFKHFANIDATDIEVKHRTSEEFINTVEAIADTFGGINLEDIKAPECFEIEKALIELCNVPVFHDDQHGTAIVTAAGMINALEIQGKSIEEAVFVCMGAGAAAIACMTMIVNCGAQRENVYMLDRKGVIHTRREDINEYKALFANNTDKRTLQDVIKGADVFLGLSGPDVLGAEDVAMMADKPVIFACSNPDPEIKPELAHDVRKDLIMGTGRSDYPNQVNNVLCFPFIFRGALDVRASRINDEMKIAAVHAIAALAKEPVPAAVLAAYPNVDSLEFGPDYVLPKPTDARLLPNVAKAVALAAIESGVAVIKELPEGYMES from the coding sequence ATGGCAGATCTTCGTCAACAAGCCCTCGATTATCATGAATTCCCCGTTCCAGGCAAAACAGCAGTTTGCCTAACTAAACCCGCAGAAACTAGCATGGACCTCGCACTGGCTTATAGCCCCGGCGTGGCAGAGCCTGTACGTGAAATTGCGGCGAATCCAGACAATGCTTACCGTTATACAGGTAAAGGCAACACTGTTGCAGTTATCTCTAACGGTACCGCAATTTTAGGTCTAGGTAACTTAGGCCCGTTGGCATCTAAGCCTGTTATGGAAGGCAAGGCTTTGCTTTTCAAACACTTTGCAAATATTGATGCTACTGATATTGAAGTAAAGCACAGAACATCTGAAGAGTTCATCAACACCGTTGAAGCGATTGCTGATACATTTGGTGGTATCAACCTTGAAGATATCAAGGCGCCAGAGTGTTTTGAAATTGAAAAGGCACTGATTGAGCTTTGTAATGTGCCTGTATTCCACGATGATCAGCATGGCACTGCAATCGTAACTGCTGCGGGTATGATTAATGCGCTTGAAATTCAGGGCAAATCTATCGAAGAAGCCGTATTTGTTTGTATGGGTGCCGGTGCAGCCGCGATCGCCTGTATGACGATGATTGTAAATTGCGGTGCTCAACGCGAAAACGTCTACATGTTGGATAGAAAAGGCGTTATCCATACTCGTCGTGAAGACATTAACGAGTATAAAGCGCTATTTGCTAATAATACTGACAAGCGTACGCTGCAAGATGTGATTAAAGGTGCTGACGTATTCTTAGGTCTTTCTGGGCCTGACGTTTTAGGCGCCGAAGATGTTGCAATGATGGCTGATAAGCCAGTGATTTTTGCCTGTTCTAACCCAGATCCTGAAATTAAACCTGAACTTGCTCATGATGTTCGCAAAGATTTAATCATGGGTACGGGCCGTAGCGACTACCCTAACCAAGTTAACAACGTGCTTTGTTTCCCATTCATTTTCCGTGGCGCACTCGATGTGCGTGCTTCACGGATCAATGATGAGATGAAGATTGCGGCTGTACACGCGATTGCAGCTTTGGCGAAAGAGCCTGTACCAGCAGCTGTACTCGCTGCATATCCAAATGTTGACTCATTAGAATTTGGCCCCGATTACGTGCTCCCTAAGCCAACTGATGCACGTCTTCTACCTAATGTGGCTAAAGCCGTGGCATTGGCTGCGATTGAATCAGGCGTTGCGGTAATTAAAGAGCTTCCTGAAGGCTATATGGAGTCTTAA
- a CDS encoding PilN domain-containing protein: MKLRVNLYSDSLFPPELRLSFLKLSQVMLIVVVVLLLSSVAVFALNSSLESDKTQLMQDKQRLDSDKKDLEAALAKRGPSKALVAEVELKAQQLELKQKLFGKLSQQEVLTSYGYSPLMTDLASVADSSIWLNRIQVNEKSYIFEGFTSSPESVPLWIERLKTTTTLKGHAFATMTMNLGENQPLAFKLTSDATPTGKELIK, translated from the coding sequence ATGAAATTAAGAGTCAATCTTTATTCTGATTCACTATTTCCGCCAGAGCTGCGGTTATCTTTTTTAAAGTTAAGCCAAGTCATGCTCATCGTTGTGGTCGTATTATTGTTATCGAGCGTGGCGGTGTTCGCATTGAACTCTAGCCTTGAATCTGACAAGACACAGCTTATGCAAGATAAGCAGCGCCTCGATTCAGATAAAAAAGATCTCGAGGCAGCATTAGCTAAGCGGGGACCAAGTAAAGCATTGGTCGCTGAGGTGGAGTTGAAAGCCCAGCAGCTGGAACTTAAGCAAAAGTTATTCGGCAAACTGAGTCAGCAAGAAGTGCTCACTAGCTATGGCTATTCACCACTAATGACCGATCTTGCTAGCGTTGCTGATTCGAGTATTTGGTTAAACCGTATTCAGGTTAATGAGAAAAGTTATATTTTCGAAGGTTTTACCTCTAGCCCTGAAAGTGTGCCGTTATGGATTGAACGCTTAAAAACAACCACGACTCTCAAAGGTCATGCTTTTGCAACTATGACGATGAATCTCGGTGAAAACCAGCCGCTTGCCTTT